From Methanoculleus oceani, a single genomic window includes:
- a CDS encoding MFS transporter, which produces MTTGEPHRFRTLPDRIAASPDAILVLVVLVIFMDMMIYGLLIPVFPQYAPRLGVDESVIGVVFGIYAAMLLLFSIPMGLLSDRVGRRPLIVVGMLLLALATALFGFSTTVAHLIVARAVQGVSAAATWSAGLALLADTCDPGRLGEKMGVALSAVGLGTVLGPVVGGLLFEYAGYTATFLLPAVLVASVGLLVLAVPVRTCRREGGRGRPGMLPRGPLLPLAACAAAIVMVSGTYGVVDPYLPVYLHATFSASPATIGLVFAVLAVAAAIAQPAAGKIYDRHGGSRYLIGGGLLLSGVASVAAMQAPTLVLVAAAVFALGITLSCALVPAMPILADIYRGQGSQGAAYGMYNTFFSVGLSAGPFAGAILAGRLPLPAIFLLQAAVLVVMGALGWLVIGRLGWR; this is translated from the coding sequence ATGACAACCGGGGAACCGCACAGGTTCCGCACCCTCCCCGACCGCATCGCCGCATCCCCGGATGCAATCCTCGTGCTGGTCGTGCTCGTCATCTTCATGGACATGATGATCTACGGCCTCCTCATCCCGGTCTTCCCGCAGTACGCCCCCCGGCTCGGGGTGGACGAATCGGTCATCGGGGTCGTCTTCGGGATCTACGCCGCCATGCTCCTCCTCTTCTCCATCCCGATGGGCCTCCTCTCCGACCGGGTGGGCCGTCGACCCCTCATCGTCGTCGGGATGCTCCTCCTGGCTCTCGCGACTGCTCTCTTCGGCTTCTCGACCACGGTCGCGCACCTGATCGTCGCCCGGGCCGTCCAGGGGGTGTCGGCCGCGGCCACCTGGTCCGCGGGGCTTGCACTCCTCGCCGATACCTGCGACCCTGGCAGGCTCGGGGAGAAGATGGGGGTAGCGCTCTCGGCGGTCGGGCTCGGGACCGTCCTCGGGCCGGTCGTCGGTGGGCTGCTCTTCGAGTACGCGGGCTACACAGCGACCTTCCTTCTCCCGGCGGTGCTGGTGGCCTCCGTCGGCCTGCTGGTCCTCGCCGTCCCGGTGCGCACCTGCAGGCGGGAGGGCGGTCGGGGGCGGCCGGGGATGCTGCCCCGGGGTCCCCTCCTCCCGCTCGCCGCCTGTGCGGCCGCGATCGTGATGGTCTCCGGGACCTACGGCGTCGTGGACCCCTACCTCCCGGTCTACCTGCACGCCACCTTCTCGGCGTCCCCGGCGACGATCGGCCTCGTCTTTGCGGTGCTGGCGGTTGCCGCCGCAATCGCCCAGCCGGCTGCAGGAAAGATCTACGACCGGCACGGGGGCAGCCGCTACCTCATCGGCGGCGGGCTCCTCCTCTCGGGGGTCGCGAGCGTTGCCGCCATGCAGGCGCCGACCCTCGTGCTCGTCGCCGCCGCCGTCTTCGCGCTGGGGATCACGCTGAGCTGTGCCCTGGTGCCGGCGATGCCGATCCTTGCAGACATCTACCGGGGCCAGGGCTCACAGGGCGCCGCTTACGGCATGTACAACACCTTCTTCTCCGTAGGGCTCTCGGCAGGGCCGTTCGCGGGAGCCATTCTCGCGGGCCGGTTGCCGCTGCCGGCAATATTCCTGCTGCAGGCAGCGGTCCTCGTGGTTATGGGGGCGCTCGGCTGGCTTGTCATCGGGAGGCTCGGATGGCGGTGA
- a CDS encoding CPBP family intramembrane glutamic endopeptidase, whose translation MSLEFCRRHAPELLIVFFGLIFLVAASGIAGGEAGSFLTSALDVALFVVLAMLVYLAENRHRAFRWAAGAWLLVLIGGLAAATAGVGVIGIMPAEMFGAGELDPETIDPALAAEAALLLLGVLAAALASLIGFSRRFRVWLARYLPFDPDSLLHTVALVVILAMTLIPPVPLMVTGTPPYLSPQFLDLLIESGDLLADTVTLNAYTLFWTLVGSFFIAGAFVRRTPRETLERLGLVRPTGREIVLAVVGAFALVVAFHFIDPVLAALVDLLGLPVTDVDAVNLLFAGTLTLPGIVMASIAAGFGEEVSIRGLLQPRFGILLPALLFASLHAFQYSWDGLISVFLAGIVFAYIRRYTNTTTSAIAHTVYDLVLFSLLMAGISF comes from the coding sequence ATGTCGTTAGAATTCTGCCGTCGTCACGCCCCCGAACTGCTGATCGTCTTCTTCGGCCTCATCTTCCTGGTCGCGGCCTCCGGGATCGCCGGCGGGGAGGCGGGCTCGTTCCTCACCTCTGCGCTCGACGTGGCGCTCTTCGTCGTCCTTGCGATGCTCGTCTACCTGGCCGAAAACCGGCACCGGGCGTTCCGGTGGGCTGCCGGCGCCTGGCTCCTCGTCCTCATCGGCGGGCTTGCGGCCGCCACGGCGGGGGTCGGGGTCATCGGGATCATGCCGGCGGAGATGTTTGGGGCCGGGGAGCTCGATCCGGAGACGATCGACCCTGCCCTGGCCGCGGAGGCGGCCCTCCTCCTCCTCGGCGTCCTTGCAGCCGCCCTTGCAAGCCTCATCGGGTTTTCCCGCCGGTTCAGGGTATGGCTCGCCCGGTACCTCCCGTTCGACCCGGATTCGCTCCTCCATACGGTTGCGCTGGTGGTCATCCTTGCGATGACCCTCATCCCGCCGGTGCCGCTCATGGTGACGGGGACTCCGCCTTACCTCTCGCCGCAGTTCCTCGACCTCCTGATCGAGTCCGGGGATCTCCTCGCGGACACGGTCACGCTGAACGCCTACACCCTCTTCTGGACGCTCGTCGGCTCGTTCTTTATCGCCGGGGCGTTCGTCCGGCGGACGCCCCGTGAGACTCTGGAGCGCCTCGGGCTCGTCCGGCCGACGGGAAGGGAGATCGTTCTCGCCGTTGTCGGGGCGTTCGCGCTCGTCGTGGCGTTCCACTTCATCGACCCGGTGCTCGCCGCGCTTGTAGACTTGCTCGGCCTCCCGGTCACCGACGTCGATGCCGTCAACCTGCTCTTTGCGGGAACCCTCACCCTGCCCGGGATCGTCATGGCGTCCATCGCAGCGGGGTTCGGCGAGGAGGTGAGCATCCGCGGCCTGCTTCAGCCCCGGTTCGGCATCCTCCTCCCGGCGCTTCTCTTCGCATCGCTCCACGCGTTCCAGTACAGCTGGGACGGCCTCATCTCGGTCTTCCTTGCGGGGATTGTATTCGCCTATATCCGCAGGTACACGAACACCACGACGTCGGCGATCGCCCATACCGTCTACGACCTGGTACTGTTCTCCCTGCTGATGGCCGGGATATCGTTCTAA
- a CDS encoding CDGSH iron-sulfur domain-containing protein, with the protein MKVQVSRNGPYIVTGSVPLMVMEIAHDDESNCRSWQKVREYPLQEQYSLCRCGHSKNKPFCDGTHAKIHFNGTETAGDEPYLQNPTVIGGPELELADYEELCVHARFCLRAGGIWNLTEQSHIPDARNTAIDEACNCPSGRLVLRDRRTGEAVEPVFERSIVVVENPARGEHGPLWIRGGIPVESADGRPYTVRNRVTLCRCGRSRNKPFCDGRHIEG; encoded by the coding sequence ATGAAGGTCCAGGTGAGCAGAAACGGCCCATACATCGTGACCGGGAGTGTCCCGCTCATGGTGATGGAGATCGCCCACGATGACGAGAGCAACTGCCGTTCATGGCAGAAGGTACGGGAGTATCCTCTGCAGGAACAGTATTCCTTATGCCGCTGCGGGCATTCGAAGAACAAACCCTTTTGCGACGGGACGCATGCGAAGATTCACTTTAACGGTACCGAAACCGCCGGGGATGAACCGTATCTCCAGAACCCCACCGTCATCGGAGGGCCGGAACTGGAACTGGCCGATTATGAAGAACTCTGCGTACACGCACGGTTCTGCCTGCGGGCCGGAGGGATCTGGAACCTCACGGAACAGTCTCATATCCCGGACGCCCGAAACACGGCAATAGATGAAGCGTGTAACTGTCCTTCCGGCCGGCTCGTTCTCCGTGACCGCAGGACCGGTGAGGCGGTCGAGCCCGTTTTTGAAAGATCCATCGTCGTGGTCGAGAATCCCGCCAGAGGCGAACATGGGCCGCTCTGGATCCGCGGCGGGATCCCTGTCGAGTCCGCGGATGGAAGACCCTACACGGTCAGGAACCGGGTTACACTCTGCCGATGCGGGAGATCGCGAAATAAACCGTTCTGTGATGGACGCCATATTGAAGGTTGA
- a CDS encoding RNA-guided pseudouridylation complex pseudouridine synthase subunit Cbf5, whose translation MTDQEDYSIPESGIVVVDKPRGPSSHQVTAWVGDILGRRVGHAGTLDPQVSGVLIVMFGGAVRLAPVLLSHNKEYVCLMRLHGDASPEAVYRVAAEFTGRIYQRPPKKSAVKRSLRIRKIQEIEILDMVGRLVLFRVRCDAGTYIRTLCVHLGYAIGVCAHMEELRRIRSGSFDETAAVTLHELADAAAAAREGDPEPLRGMILPPAAAVADLPKVVVRDTAVDAVCHGAVLAGVGVTAKEGGFGKGETVAITTERGELVGLGKALVGSPALKPGEPGFVVAPVAVLMLPGTYPRGWKAHAREPGA comes from the coding sequence TTGACCGACCAGGAAGACTACTCCATCCCTGAGTCCGGGATCGTCGTCGTCGACAAGCCCCGGGGGCCGAGCAGCCACCAGGTGACCGCCTGGGTGGGGGATATCCTCGGGCGACGGGTGGGCCACGCCGGGACGCTCGACCCGCAGGTCTCCGGGGTGCTCATCGTCATGTTCGGCGGAGCCGTCCGGCTCGCCCCCGTCCTCCTCTCGCACAACAAGGAGTACGTCTGCTTGATGAGGCTCCACGGCGACGCCTCCCCGGAGGCCGTGTACCGGGTGGCGGCGGAGTTCACCGGCCGGATCTACCAGCGGCCGCCAAAAAAGAGCGCGGTGAAGAGGAGCCTCCGGATCAGGAAGATCCAGGAGATCGAGATCCTGGACATGGTCGGCAGGCTCGTCCTCTTCCGGGTCAGGTGCGATGCCGGAACCTACATCAGGACGCTCTGCGTTCATCTAGGCTACGCGATCGGGGTCTGCGCCCATATGGAGGAACTCCGGAGGATACGCTCGGGCTCGTTCGACGAGACCGCCGCCGTAACGCTTCATGAACTCGCGGATGCCGCTGCAGCGGCCCGGGAGGGCGATCCCGAACCTCTCCGGGGGATGATCCTCCCGCCGGCGGCCGCCGTCGCCGATCTCCCGAAGGTCGTCGTCCGCGACACCGCGGTCGACGCCGTCTGCCACGGCGCGGTGCTCGCCGGGGTGGGGGTCACGGCGAAGGAGGGCGGATTCGGGAAAGGCGAGACGGTCGCGATCACGACGGAGCGCGGCGAACTCGTAGGGCTCGGGAAGGCCCTCGTCGGTTCGCCGGCGCTGAAACCGGGGGAGCCCGGATTCGTCGTCGCCCCCGTCGCCGTCCTGATGCTTCCTGGCACCTACCCCCGCGGCTGGAAGGCGCACGCCAGAGAGCCCGGGGCGTAA
- a CDS encoding uroporphyrinogen-III synthase has product MKIAITRLENKAAGDRALCTSYGHDCYTVSPLRAELRPERVDTFVEAVHRGEFDCLFFSSALPAAIVGPKLDRWPRVIAIGPKTAEVLRESGIEAEVLPSFYSRDFVPYLGDWLRGRIVGIPRADVPNPGLLAAIAAAGGTVREERVYALVPTGTELALDGADAVLFTSAMSYREARWRPRDDLLLLAIGDITAESMRAGGHPPAVVGDGSLAGTLEALNRHQEGR; this is encoded by the coding sequence ATGAAGATCGCCATTACCCGGCTCGAGAACAAGGCGGCGGGAGACCGCGCCCTCTGCACCTCCTACGGCCACGATTGCTACACGGTCTCGCCGCTGCGGGCGGAACTCCGGCCTGAACGGGTCGACACGTTCGTCGAGGCAGTCCACCGCGGCGAGTTCGACTGCCTCTTCTTCTCAAGCGCCCTCCCTGCCGCGATCGTCGGGCCGAAACTCGACCGGTGGCCCCGGGTGATCGCGATCGGGCCGAAGACCGCCGAGGTTCTTCGGGAGTCGGGGATCGAGGCGGAGGTCCTCCCCTCGTTCTACTCCCGGGACTTCGTCCCCTACCTCGGGGACTGGCTCCGCGGGCGGATTGTCGGGATCCCGCGGGCAGACGTCCCGAACCCGGGCCTTCTTGCGGCGATCGCCGCAGCAGGGGGAACTGTCCGTGAGGAGCGGGTCTATGCCCTCGTCCCTACGGGGACCGAACTCGCGCTCGATGGCGCCGATGCTGTCCTCTTCACGAGCGCCATGTCCTACCGGGAGGCACGGTGGCGGCCCCGCGACGACCTCCTCCTCCTCGCCATCGGCGATATCACCGCCGAATCGATGCGGGCCGGCGGGCATCCCCCGGCGGTCGTCGGTGACGGGTCGCTCGCAGGAACCCTTGAGGCGCTGAACCGCCACCAGGAAGGCAGGTGA
- a CDS encoding tripartite tricarboxylate transporter permease, with protein MLFGIVLGAAVGIGCGAVSGLVPGIHANTMAGVLLSLQALLLAWFDPLVIASAMFSTLVTHTFLDNVPGTFLGIPDADTSLAVLPAHALCLEGRGEEAVRISALGSAAGVTLSLPLALAFVLFLPALQPAIDWGIGLVVLAVAGYLIVVSESPGWALGVFSVSGVLGLFSLGYSFLAWPAGGESGVLMPLLSGLFGIAVLLKASHGAMPAQHFTGIELPRGAIRRGSLLGSAAGALVGWLPGLSSATANALLTSVVGYDSNPREYILATSAANTVNAFLGLAAFYAISRTRSGVMAAISALEEMPPATAVLLAGAIAAVGAYLLTVLLSSMAGWFGGVNVTNLNYGVIAFVVLLSLFLCGPFGGLVLLLATAVGYVPTLVNIRRVYCMGAIMVPVMAYSFGLA; from the coding sequence GTGCTCTTCGGTATCGTGCTGGGGGCTGCCGTCGGTATCGGCTGCGGCGCCGTGAGCGGCCTCGTCCCCGGTATCCACGCAAACACCATGGCGGGTGTCCTCCTCTCGCTCCAGGCACTCCTGCTTGCCTGGTTTGATCCGTTGGTCATCGCCTCCGCGATGTTTTCCACCCTCGTTACGCACACGTTTCTCGATAACGTCCCGGGCACCTTCCTCGGCATCCCCGACGCCGACACATCGCTTGCGGTTCTCCCCGCGCACGCCCTCTGCCTCGAAGGGCGGGGAGAGGAGGCCGTCCGGATATCGGCCCTCGGGAGCGCCGCCGGCGTCACCCTCTCGCTCCCTCTCGCGCTGGCTTTCGTCCTCTTCCTCCCCGCCCTCCAGCCGGCGATCGACTGGGGTATCGGCCTCGTCGTCCTCGCGGTGGCGGGCTACCTCATCGTCGTCTCCGAGTCGCCGGGCTGGGCGCTCGGGGTCTTTTCGGTCTCGGGGGTCCTCGGGCTCTTCTCCCTCGGCTACTCCTTCCTCGCCTGGCCGGCGGGCGGCGAGTCCGGGGTGCTGATGCCTCTCCTCTCCGGGCTCTTCGGGATCGCGGTCCTCCTCAAGGCGTCGCACGGGGCCATGCCCGCACAGCACTTCACAGGCATCGAACTCCCCCGGGGTGCAATCCGGCGGGGCTCCCTGCTCGGTTCGGCTGCCGGCGCTCTCGTCGGCTGGCTCCCGGGCCTCTCGAGCGCCACGGCAAACGCACTTCTCACCTCGGTCGTCGGCTATGACTCCAATCCCCGGGAGTACATCCTTGCGACCAGCGCCGCGAACACCGTGAACGCCTTTCTCGGGCTTGCGGCGTTCTACGCCATATCCCGGACGCGGAGCGGGGTGATGGCGGCGATATCGGCGCTCGAGGAGATGCCGCCGGCCACCGCCGTCCTCCTTGCGGGCGCGATAGCCGCTGTCGGCGCCTACCTTCTGACCGTTCTCCTCTCGTCGATGGCCGGATGGTTCGGGGGCGTGAACGTCACGAACCTCAACTACGGCGTCATCGCCTTTGTCGTCCTCCTCTCCCTCTTCCTCTGCGGCCCGTTCGGGGGGCTCGTCCTTCTGCTCGCAACGGCGGTCGGCTATGTGCCGACTCTCGTCAACATCCGCCGGGTCTACTGCATGGGCGCGATCATGGTTCCCGTTATGGCCTACTCGTTCGGCCTTGCCTGA
- a CDS encoding calcium/sodium antiporter, with translation MLSQVAASLPEFVVGILLLIKGADFFVGGGSGLAVRYRVSPALIGFTVIAFGTSLPELVVNLQAAAAAEPDLALGNIVGSTVANIALVLAVVAVVNPEALQEGTHGMRQVAVMLAAVVAFALLALRGVFDLPAGITMLGAFALTMAVLWRQGVVTEETFESRGIRDVLLTGGGLIAVILGSWLLVESATRIAVAFGISPFVIGVSMVAVGTSLPELATSLTAAVRGAGAISVGNIVGSNTFNVLFVMGCAAIVLPIPVGSYADVFVMLGFAVAILPFFSSRVQVRRGWGLVMLLAYAGYIGLLFGLV, from the coding sequence ATGCTTTCGCAGGTAGCCGCCTCCCTCCCGGAGTTCGTCGTCGGCATCCTTCTCCTCATCAAGGGAGCCGACTTCTTCGTCGGCGGAGGGAGCGGGCTTGCCGTCCGGTACCGGGTCTCGCCGGCGCTGATCGGGTTCACCGTCATCGCGTTCGGGACATCCCTCCCGGAACTCGTGGTGAACCTCCAGGCCGCCGCGGCAGCGGAGCCCGACCTCGCGCTCGGGAATATCGTCGGGAGCACTGTGGCGAACATCGCCCTCGTCCTCGCCGTCGTGGCCGTCGTCAACCCCGAAGCGCTCCAAGAGGGGACGCACGGGATGAGACAGGTCGCCGTGATGCTTGCAGCCGTCGTCGCCTTTGCGCTCCTCGCCCTCCGGGGCGTCTTCGACCTTCCCGCCGGAATCACGATGCTCGGGGCCTTCGCCCTCACCATGGCAGTCCTGTGGCGGCAGGGGGTGGTCACAGAGGAGACGTTCGAGAGCCGGGGCATCCGCGACGTTCTCCTCACCGGCGGCGGGCTTATCGCGGTCATCCTCGGCTCCTGGCTGCTGGTCGAGTCCGCAACCCGGATCGCCGTCGCCTTCGGGATCAGCCCGTTCGTCATCGGCGTCAGCATGGTCGCCGTGGGCACATCGCTCCCGGAACTCGCCACGTCCCTCACCGCTGCAGTGCGGGGTGCAGGCGCGATATCGGTCGGGAACATCGTCGGCAGCAACACCTTCAATGTCCTCTTCGTAATGGGGTGCGCAGCGATCGTCCTGCCGATACCGGTGGGTTCGTATGCCGACGTCTTCGTCATGCTGGGGTTTGCCGTCGCCATCCTGCCGTTCTTCTCCTCCCGGGTGCAGGTGCGGCGGGGGTGGGGGCTCGTGATGCTTCTCGCATATGCCGGATATATCGGCCTGCTCTTCGGGCTTGTCTGA
- a CDS encoding NOP5/NOP56 family protein, translating into MLQRYWFGDVDEQECRAAGTDPAALAERAATLRTGMESYVPIDWEVARDCGVVRTREEYVDLLRSVCTALARKKIAQSYQGRDVELLQMVRMLDELDNVINLLQERAAEWYQVTNPSFSRKYRSLPARKMLGIIRKGARGGLSDAAEEIERLAGTRSRLMREVSARADEVMPNTSALIGGLVAARLLSRAGGLSALARMPGSTIQVLGSERALFSHLRGGTPPPKHGIIFQHRRVHNAPREVRGRVARVLAAKLAIAARLDYYRGEAVPEFLKDAQVRIDEAGVTA; encoded by the coding sequence ATGCTACAGCGTTACTGGTTCGGAGATGTCGATGAGCAGGAGTGCCGGGCTGCCGGCACCGATCCGGCCGCGCTCGCAGAGCGGGCGGCCACGCTCCGCACCGGTATGGAGTCTTATGTTCCCATCGACTGGGAGGTTGCCCGGGACTGCGGAGTCGTCCGGACACGGGAGGAGTACGTCGACCTGCTCCGTTCCGTCTGCACCGCCCTTGCCCGGAAAAAGATCGCCCAATCATACCAGGGCCGCGACGTCGAGCTCCTCCAGATGGTCAGGATGCTCGACGAGCTCGACAACGTCATCAACCTCCTCCAGGAACGTGCCGCGGAGTGGTACCAGGTTACGAACCCGTCGTTCTCCCGGAAATACCGGTCGCTCCCGGCCCGGAAGATGCTCGGGATCATCAGGAAAGGCGCCCGGGGCGGTCTCTCGGACGCAGCCGAAGAGATCGAGCGGCTCGCCGGAACGAGGAGCCGCCTGATGCGGGAGGTCTCGGCCCGGGCCGACGAGGTGATGCCGAATACGAGCGCTCTCATCGGCGGGCTGGTCGCGGCCCGTCTCCTCTCACGGGCGGGAGGTCTGTCCGCACTCGCGAGGATGCCGGGGAGCACCATCCAGGTGCTCGGTTCGGAACGTGCCCTCTTCTCGCACCTCCGCGGCGGGACGCCGCCGCCGAAGCACGGGATCATCTTCCAGCACCGGCGGGTCCATAACGCTCCCCGCGAGGTGCGGGGACGGGTGGCCCGGGTGCTCGCGGCGAAGCTCGCCATCGCCGCCCGGCTCGACTACTACCGGGGAGAGGCGGTGCCGGAGTTCCTCAAAGACGCCCAGGTGCGGATCGACGAGGCGGGGGTGACGGCATGA
- a CDS encoding fibrillarin-like rRNA/tRNA 2'-O-methyltransferase, with protein MIWLGNVLVSPGEGGVYGERTLDGYRVWDPHRSKLAALYTLGGGIELTPGMRVLYLGAANGTTVSHVADYVETVYAVEFAPRPMQDLLEVARRRRNIVPIMADASRPEEYAPFMEAVDLVYQDVAQPNQVEIAERNLVFLKPGGHLILMLKTRSVDVRRDPAEVLAGARAGLERRLNVADVRWLEPYHHDHAAIVCSRR; from the coding sequence ATGATCTGGCTCGGGAACGTGCTGGTCTCGCCCGGCGAGGGTGGGGTCTACGGGGAGCGGACGCTCGACGGTTACCGGGTCTGGGACCCCCACCGGAGCAAGCTGGCGGCGCTCTACACCCTCGGCGGCGGGATTGAACTCACCCCGGGGATGAGGGTGCTCTACCTCGGTGCGGCGAACGGGACCACGGTCTCGCACGTCGCCGACTACGTCGAGACCGTCTACGCGGTGGAGTTTGCGCCCCGGCCGATGCAGGACCTCCTCGAGGTGGCCCGCCGGAGGAGGAACATCGTCCCGATCATGGCCGACGCGAGCCGGCCGGAGGAGTATGCACCGTTCATGGAGGCGGTGGACCTGGTCTACCAGGACGTGGCGCAGCCCAACCAGGTCGAGATCGCGGAGCGGAACCTCGTCTTCCTCAAACCGGGAGGCCACCTCATCCTGATGCTCAAGACCCGGAGCGTGGACGTCCGGCGGGACCCGGCCGAGGTGCTCGCCGGGGCCCGGGCCGGGCTCGAGCGGCGCCTCAATGTCGCGGACGTCCGGTGGCTCGAGCCTTACCACCACGACCACGCCGCGATCGTCTGCTCCCGCCGGTGA
- a CDS encoding DUF1614 domain-containing protein, which produces MDRVVFNPFSPLALLLFFGLLILVGLAVIVFPILFLTAIGATFTRLGFSWWQALLILFLTLIGSFINIPVRTLEGRPGVPAYDRYAVMYGRLYRIPQQAPRTVLAVNVGGALIPVAISLYLLYESVVISGGYLLFALALAGVAVVTVVTKLVARPVPGLGIATPFFIPPLAALFAALILSLFAGGVPAAAVIIAYVSGTLGTLIGADLLNLHHIAELGAPTASIGGAGTFDGIFLTGIIAALLA; this is translated from the coding sequence ATGGACCGAGTCGTCTTCAACCCGTTCTCCCCCCTCGCGCTCCTTCTCTTCTTCGGGCTGCTCATCCTCGTCGGGCTCGCCGTCATCGTCTTTCCGATCCTCTTCCTGACGGCGATCGGGGCGACGTTCACGAGGCTCGGGTTCTCCTGGTGGCAGGCGCTCCTTATCCTCTTCCTGACGCTTATCGGGAGTTTCATCAACATCCCGGTGAGGACGCTTGAGGGCCGGCCGGGGGTGCCGGCCTACGACCGCTACGCCGTGATGTACGGGCGGCTCTACCGCATTCCGCAGCAGGCGCCGCGGACGGTCCTCGCGGTCAACGTCGGCGGCGCCCTCATCCCGGTGGCGATATCGCTCTACCTGCTCTACGAGTCGGTCGTGATCAGCGGGGGCTACCTGCTCTTCGCACTCGCGCTCGCCGGGGTCGCGGTCGTGACCGTCGTAACAAAACTCGTCGCCCGCCCCGTGCCGGGGCTCGGGATCGCGACACCGTTCTTCATCCCGCCGCTCGCGGCGCTCTTTGCGGCGCTGATCCTCTCGCTCTTTGCGGGCGGCGTCCCGGCCGCGGCGGTGATCATCGCCTACGTGAGCGGGACGCTCGGCACCCTGATCGGGGCGGATCTCTTGAACCTCCACCATATCGCGGAACTGGGGGCGCCGACGGCGAGCATCGGGGGGGCGGGGACGTTCGACGGGATATTCCTGACCGGGATCATCGCGGCGCTGCTCGCATGA
- the hepT gene encoding type VII toxin-antitoxin system HepT family RNase toxin, translated as MTRKVRDAAIRIKLQEMTESVDMVKEHLPDSADSFRQLGIVKDGVYKRTEYAVENVFDICAILNADLHLGVPGTDENILDNLVQHGVLAPEMRQNVKAMKGFRNIVVHRYGAIDDALAFSILKEHIGDFALFRQEVEHFLQSVNEE; from the coding sequence GTGACGCGCAAGGTCCGGGATGCGGCAATCCGTATCAAACTCCAGGAGATGACCGAGAGTGTCGATATGGTCAAAGAACACCTCCCCGACTCAGCCGATTCGTTCAGGCAGCTCGGCATCGTAAAAGACGGCGTATACAAGCGCACCGAGTACGCCGTCGAGAACGTCTTCGACATATGCGCTATCTTAAACGCCGACCTCCACCTCGGCGTCCCCGGCACCGATGAGAACATCCTTGACAACCTCGTGCAGCACGGGGTGCTCGCCCCGGAGATGCGGCAGAATGTAAAAGCGATGAAAGGGTTCCGGAACATTGTCGTGCACCGCTACGGGGCAATCGACGATGCGCTTGCCTTCTCAATCCTGAAGGAGCATATCGGCGACTTTGCTCTCTTCAGACAGGAGGTTGAACATTTTCTGCAGTCGGTGAACGAAGAGTGA
- a CDS encoding nucleotidyltransferase domain-containing protein, with amino-acid sequence MNHFVRHALERLKTVEGFEKVRFIILYGSVAEGRARAGSDLDLCIYYDGDREEAARFRFAALSELPDDRYDIQIFSLLPLYVRTEVLRGKVIYCPDERFLYDVAYQTIREFDDFKHRLYDYIGKEAMV; translated from the coding sequence GTGAATCATTTTGTCCGGCACGCACTTGAGCGGCTCAAGACCGTCGAGGGTTTCGAGAAGGTCCGCTTCATCATCCTCTATGGCTCCGTTGCCGAAGGGCGGGCGAGGGCAGGGTCTGATCTCGATCTCTGCATCTACTACGACGGGGACCGCGAGGAGGCAGCCCGGTTCAGGTTTGCAGCGCTCTCCGAACTCCCCGACGACCGCTACGACATCCAGATCTTCTCTCTCCTGCCGCTCTATGTCCGGACGGAAGTCCTCCGCGGAAAGGTAATCTACTGTCCCGACGAGCGGTTCCTCTACGACGTCGCGTATCAGACGATCCGGGAATTCGACGATTTCAAGCACCGGTTGTACGACTACATCGGCAAGGAGGCGATGGTGTGA
- a CDS encoding type II toxin-antitoxin system HicA family toxin: MKNLQALGFEGPCRGGRHPFMVKGDLVLTIPNPHRSEISVDLLVRILRQADISREEWNRLAR, from the coding sequence GTGAAGAACCTTCAGGCCCTGGGATTCGAGGGACCCTGCCGGGGAGGGAGACACCCATTCATGGTAAAAGGGGATCTCGTTCTGACCATCCCAAACCCACATAGGTCAGAGATCAGTGTCGACCTGCTCGTGCGCATCCTCCGGCAGGCGGACATTTCCCGTGAGGAATGGAATCGGCTCGCCAGGTAG
- a CDS encoding type II toxin-antitoxin system HicB family antitoxin, producing MILEYINAALEHANYEIIEDDEPYYGEIPELPGVFATGRTLEECRRNLAGVIDEWLIIRLRRGLPIPPIAGRTVGEIVRVDTGAGA from the coding sequence ATGATCCTTGAGTATATCAACGCGGCACTCGAACACGCCAACTACGAGATTATCGAGGACGATGAACCGTATTACGGAGAGATCCCGGAACTTCCCGGGGTCTTTGCAACCGGCAGGACGCTGGAAGAGTGCAGGAGAAACCTTGCCGGCGTCATTGACGAATGGTTGATTATACGGCTCCGGCGCGGCCTCCCGATACCTCCGATCGCCGGCCGCACTGTGGGAGAGATCGTCAGGGTGGATACGGGTGCCGGAGCATAG